The following coding sequences are from one Carassius auratus strain Wakin chromosome 15, ASM336829v1, whole genome shotgun sequence window:
- the sln gene encoding sarcolipin, with protein sequence MDRSAQELFLNFMVVLITVLIMWLLVKQYQDA encoded by the coding sequence ATGGACCGATCCGCACAGGAGCTGTTTCTGAACTTTATGGTTGTGTTGATCACAGTTCTGATCATGTGGTTACTGGTCAAACAGTACCAGGATGCTTGA